A stretch of DNA from Prochlorococcus marinus str. SB:
AATAAATTCAATATAATTTTTTGATTTTCTTTTAACTCACGTTTTAGGAGACTTAAAAAATGAAGAACCAAAGATGGTTCAAAACACCTGAAGCCAAGGTTATATTGGGCTGCTCAGATCAATATCTAAAAAAGAACCGAGACACTCATGGAGGATTTCTTGAGGAGGAGGTTCATTATAGATTTGGTGGAAGTGTAAACTCCCCGATTTATTGGAATGTCGAGGAGATTATGAAAGTTTTTCACGATCGTGGGAAAACTATTCGACTCGGTCGAGAGATGGTTAAACAAGTGTTGCAGGGAGAGGAATAAATGTCCAAAGCCTGTAACCTGTCCCTGAATGAGGGAGACTTTTTTAGTGACAAAAAGCCTGCAAATACTGGGAAATACATTTCCAAAAGCCACTCATTAGAGCGAAAATTAGAGTCCAGAGGTCGTTTTATCCGATCGAGTAGGAAGAACCCCTGCCCTATTTGTGACCGCACTAAGGACGATAAATGCGCTTGGAATAGTGAAGTAATCCATTGCTATAACGGCATTTCTAACTACCCCCCCAGGGGTATGAAACTTGGAGAAGTTTTCCATGTCGATTATGGGCCAACTAGAGATTGGGCATTAGTTAAAAAAAATGCGGGATTTAGTGGAAATCATTGGATTTTTATTCCTGATAAACCAATCGGCAATGCCAAGCCACTAATCAAAAAGCATATTCCGAAAGTATCTATTCCAAGGCTTAATAAATTGTTCAATGTTGTTTACGACAATGTACAAGAGGCCCTAAAACCTGAATTGAGTTTTCTGAACTTGCAACAGTTGGAGGCGGTATCTGTAAAAACTACTGAGGCACTAGCTGAGACAAAAACAATCTTGGCAATGTCCAAACAGTTTTCTCAACAGCAACTAATTAATGACATTCAATTAGCCAATCTTTTTGAGACAACAAGAACCTTTTATCATCAATTATCCAATCGGGCTGAACAGATTAAACAGTTCCGAGTTGATTTCTTGGGAGAGATGGAGGTGGGAAGTGACCACATCTAAAGCCTTTCAAGATGCCCTAAACGAGGAAGAACCAATTAAGGAAGTAACTCCTGAAGTGGTTATAGACCCCGATACTGGAATTATTCTTTCGGGAAGTGGCAACAAAACAATCGGGCCAAAAGAGGCTCTAGCTCTTATTGATGGGGTAGCTATTCCAAGTAGAGAAAAACCCCGTTTTAAAAACAAACCTAATCCAAAGGAAATTGTTTATGCTCTTGGCGATAAACCTGTAATGAATGTGAGGACTAGGTTTATTGAGATTGGTGGTAATGAGTATTCCTTAGATCAGATAAATCGTTTTTATCTGCAACAAAGTAACCCAAAACAAAGATGGGCAAAAGACATTACGACTGATGCTGTAATTACTGTTGCCGAACTAAATGAATATGACCCGATCGCTGCATACTTGCATAACAGTAGTAAGTACGATTCTTTACCCGATAAAGATTGGTTTAATTTAGATCAATTTTTATTTAATATTGATGACCCAATAGCTCGGGCATTTATGCCTCGCTATCTTGTAGCTGCTGTCAAAAGAGCCTGCCAACCAGCTTGCCAGAATAGGCAAATTCCAGTTCTAATCGGGCCTCAAAATATAGGGAAAACTGAGTTAGGAAAGTCCTTATTCGGGAAATATTATGGCGGTGGCATATCGGGGAAATTCGATATAGATGACGTTACAGTTCTCGAGAGGCTTTGGTGCTGTGAGCTACCCGAGTTAGATGGAATTACAAGAAAATCTCAAATAGAGGCTTTTAAGGATTTCATTAGTAGAACTGAGGACTTTAGTCGTAGAAAATATGGAAGAGGAACAGTAAGGATTCCTCGAAGAAGTGTTTTCTGGGGTACTTCCAATACTCCACCTCTTAACGATTCAAGCGGTTCGACAAGATTTGTTTGTATCAATCTTCCCAATAAAGAATTGCCATTCGAGAAAGTGAATGATGCTTTTGATGCTATTTGGGCTAGAGCCTATCTGGAATTTAGGAAAGGCTATCAATGCTATTCAACCAAAGATGAAATGATTTCTATTATTGAAAGAAATTCTGATTTTGAATATGTGGATAGTTGGTTCGAGAAAATCGAAAAATTCTTAAAAGATACCACTCTAGAAGTTGTTACTACTGAAAGAATCCATGAACTATTGGATTTAGATAGTAGGCACTTAAGCAATCCCTCTTATTCTCCTCGGATAAGAAAAATAATGGCCAAATGCGGTTGGCATTATGGGAGGCCCACTATAGGAGGCGAACAGATAAGAGGCTATAGAAAACAAAAATAGACGGGGTTGCCACCCGTCTTTCCTAATTAGTTGGTTATTTCTTATATATCTATTAAAAAAATAAATATCTTTATAGCTTTTTACCTTGGCAACCTTGGCTAAATTATGAACCCTTCCCTCTCTTAGGGAGTGATTAATCTCTTAAATCCATTGATATACCTTCGTTCTACTTCTGAGTGAAGCAAAATAGTGCGAAATCTAGTGCATAATTGACAGTCGATGTAAAATAAAGGCTATTAATTTGCCTTAGTTTAGATATTCATTAAAAATTATTATTCATATTTAATATGACAAATGTTAATGATGGCTCCGCAGAATTTTCTATTAGTGGAACTGCAGAAGTAGGAAATACTTTAAGTATTAGTGTAGATACGGCCGATCCTGATGGGACAGGAAATTTATCTTATAGCTGGCAAACATCTTCTGACAATTTCAACTCTTTAGGAGTTGGAACAAATTCAAAACTAAATTTAGAGAACGTAAATATTTTTGGTTCTGGTTTAGATGATTATGTTTATGATATAACAACTGGAGAAAATGGTAATGTATATGTTTCTGGTACTACACGTGGCTCTTTTGACGGTCATATAAATAAAGGGGATCTACTTACACGAGGATTCATTTCTAAAATCGATAAAGATGGAGAAAGAATTTGGACTAAATTTATTGAAACTGAAGAGATCGAAATAAATTCTAATACGCATGTATCGTCTCTTGCTATCGCTAGAGGATTGGATGGTTCAATATATGTGGGTGGAAGTGCACGCGGCAAATTAGACGGATACAGTCCAATTGGAAGTTATGGATATCTTCAAAAATATGACAAAGATGGGAATAAAGTTTGGACACAAATTTTTAATTCAACTAGTACTGGAGTAAATAATATAAATATTGGAAGAGATGGCTCTGTCTATGTTGATGGCTATACCTATGGTGATTTAGTAGACAGAAAAACAAATGAGTGGTCTAGAGCAGTTTTCATAGCTAAATATGATAATGAAGGAAATCAAAATTGGATTAAATTACTGAATTCGCCCGACAAAAGTGACGTTGTTAGTGATTCAGTTATTTCAAAAGATGGAAACTTATATGTAACAGGGAGTACTGAGGGTAATCTCAACGGAGAGATTAATAAAGGATCCCGAGATATTTTTATTTCAAAAATAGATCAAACAGGGGATCTAGTATGGACTCGATTATCAGGAACAGTGACTGCTGACGAAGCGTCATCGATAACTCTTGATGATGAAGAAAATATTTATATTGGTGGTTATACAAATGGAAATTTAGACGATAAAAGTAAAATAGGCCCTTTAGGTCAACCTGATGCTTTTCTAATTAAATACGATGAAGACGGAAGAAAATTATGGACGAATATATTTGGTGCGGATTCCATATATAGTGATGATTCTTTACATTCACTAGTCTTCTCAAAAGATGGCAATATTTATGGTGCAGGCACAACTCAGTTTGAAACTTTTGGAAACAGTAATATTTTCATTAAAAGTTTTGACAAAGACGGCGTTCAAAACTGGTCAGAACTTTATGGACACAATTATACCTTTGCAGGCAATCAGGTAAAAAGTTTAGTTTTTAATAATAATAAATCTTACCTAATTGGTAATACCAGATTAAATCCAAATGGAAGTGATGGGACATTTGTCGGCAAAGAGAATATTGGTGGTTATGATTCTTTCCTAATTCAATTTACAAATCCCTCTTTTGTTCAAGAAGTAAGTACCTCAAATACTTACACAGTATTATCTAAAGATGAAGGACAATTTATAAAGGCAGTAATATCTTATGAAGATGCTCAAGGTTTTGATGAAACAGTTACTACTTCTAGTTCTAGTATTCCTTATGTAGATGATGGAGATGCAAGTTTTTCTATCGTTGGAACTGCAGTAGTTGGAAATACATTAAGTATTAGTAAAGATTCTAAAGATCCGGATGGAACTGGCACTTTAAGTTATAGCTGGCAAATTTCTTCTGATGATTCCACCTGGAGTGTTGTCGGCACAGATAGTACTTATGAAGTCTCTGGAAGTGATGAGGGTAAATCAATTAAGGCTGTAATTTCTTATCAGGATGCTCAAGGTTTTGATGAAGCTGTAATTACTTCCACCTCTGCTATTCCTATTCTCAACAATGGGATTGCAGAATTTTCTATTAGTGGAAATGCAGAAGTAGGAAATACTTTAAGTATTAGTGTAGATACGGCCGATCCTGATGGGACAGGAAATTTATCTTATAGCTGGCAAACATCTTTAGATAATTCCATATGGAGTGTTGTCGGGGCAGATAGTACCTATACAGTTGGAGCAATTGAAGAAGGTAAATCATTAAGAGCAGTAATTTCTTACGAAGATGATCAAGGTTTTGATGAATTAGTCATAACCTCTTCTTCTATTGTTTCTGCAATTAAAAATGATGGAGAAGCTGTATTTTCTTTAGATGGAACTAAAGAAGTATCTTATATATTAAATATTTCTGAAGATGAAGCAGATCCCGATGGAACCGGTTCACTATCTTATCAATGGCAGTCATCATTAGATGGAAATTCATGGACTAATGAGAGCGAAGAGTCTTATTACCATATTAAATATGATGACTCTGATAAATACATAAGAGCTTTGGTCTCATATGAAGATGATCAAGGATTTAGCGGGTCAGTAACAACTGATTCGATTCATATAGAAAAGCACTCTATTCAATCCTCAATTGAAAGTTTAGAAGAAGAATTAGAGGATGTTACTTATTATAGTGATCTAGATATTACCGGTTATAGGCATAGATTTGGCTCTTCTAGCGGAGATACTATGCGCAGTTCTGATGGGTTTGAAATTATTTGGGGACTAAAAGGAAATGATTATCTGGAAGCAGATGGATCTGGTTATACAGACGAACAAATTCTTTTAGGAGGAAGTGGCAACGATACTTACGAAATAGACAATGGGGCATATGGGGCAACTGTGATCTATGAAGCCCCAAATCATGGTAGTAAAGACAAGATTTATTTAGGAAGCAATTATTATTACTATGGAATCTTTGGCACTATAGATAAAAAGCATCTTTTTGCTACAGATGGAGGTCATGGCCTTATCATTATGGATGCTTTAGAAAATAAGGGTATTGAGAAAATAAATATTGGTGGAAATGAATATTCTTCTAGCTCTTTTTTGAGAAAGATGAAATCATTTCCAGGTTATTTAGGAAATGTGAGTTGGAGTCAAATGAAAAGTCAATTGAAAACTCTTTATGGAAATGATATTGGGAATCAGTATTACAAAACAGTTAAAAAAGCAATTTCTGATATAGCCAGCGCTGTTAAAAAAGTAGAAAGTAGTAAAAAAGATAGAGAAGAAGAAATAGAAGATGATATAGCTTCACTAGAAAGCCAAGCAAATGATCTTGATGTAACAGTAAAATCTTCATCTTCAATGACATTAAAAGATGAATTCAAGAATTTAACTCTTACAGGTGAAGAGAATAATGATGCTACGGGAAATTCTCTAGACAATATTATTACTGGAAATTCTGGTGATAATATTCTTGATGGAGGATCTGGAGATGATTCTTTAAAAGGAGGAGATGGCGATGATACCTATTATGTTGATAGCAAAGATGATCGTGTTACAGAAAAATCAGGAGAAGGGAAAGACACTGTAAAATCCTCTGTTGAGTGGTCTCTTGTTGAAACTAAATATATTGAAAATTTAACTCTTACAGGCACATCCCATATTAATGCTCATGGTAATGAGTTAGATAATACGATTAGAGGAAATTCTGGAGATAATAAACTTTATGGAAAAGATGGAGATGATAAGTTTTATGGAGGAGAAGGTAATGATAAAATTTATGGCTGGAAGGGAGAAGATATCATTTATGGAGAAGATGGTGATGATTACTTAAAAGGACATTACAGCAAAGATAAATTATATGGAGGAGCAGGAGACGATACTTTATTGGGCGGAACAAGCTCCGACATGCTTGATGGAGGAGAAGGAGATGATGAATTATATGGAGAATCCAGTGCTGACAAATTATATGGTGGTAGTGGAAATGATATTTTATATGGTGGAACAAGTTCTGATGAACTCTATGGAGGAGATGATGAGGACAAGCTTTATGGTGGTAGCAGTTCTGACATTCTTTATGGAGAAGATGGAGATGATTATTTAAAGGGACACTCCAGTGCCGATAAACTTTATGGAGGTAATGGTAATGATTATTTAAGGGGAGGATCTAGTTCTGATGAACTCTATGGCGGAGCTGGAGATGACCGGTTAAAAGGAGAATCCGGCAGCGACAAAATGTATGGAGGAGATGGAGATGATACTTATTATGTGAGCAGTAAAAGTGACAGTGTCACAGAAGAAGAGAATGAAGGAACTGATTTAATTTATTCCTCAGTTACATTTACAGCATCTAGCAATGTAGAGAATCTAACCCTTACTGGTAAAGGCAATATCTCAGGATCTGGTAATGATCTAGCTAATACGCTTACTGGAAATGATAAAGCGAACAAGCTTTATGGCAAAAGTGGTGATGACACATTATATGGAGGAAAAGGTAACGATAGATTATATGGCTCAGAGGGAGCCGACATTCTTTATGGAGACAGCGGTAATGATTATCTAAAAGCACATTCTGGTAATGACATTCTCTGGGGAGGTACTGGTAAAGACTGGCTAAGAGGAGGAGAGGATAATGACAAACTTTATGGAGAATCTAGTTCTGACAAGTTATATGGAGAAGATGGAGATGATGAATTATACGGAGGATCTAGTGCAGATTCTCTGTATGGAGGAGTTGGTGACGATTATTTAGATGGAGGTTCTAGTGCCGATAAACTTTATGGAGGAGTTGGTAATGACCAATTATATGGCGGATCTAGTGCTGATAAACTCTATGGTCAAGATGGGGATGATTATTTAGAAGGTGGCACTAGTAAAGATATGCTTTCTGGAGGTAATGGTAATGATGAATTACATGGAGGAACAAGTGACGATAAACTTTATGGTGGTGCTGGAGCAGATCAATTATATGGTGATACAGGTGATGATTACCTAAAAGGACACTCTGGAGCAGATGATCTATATGGTGGGGAAGATGATGATTATCTAAGAGGCGGAGATGATGGAGATACCTTATATGGAGAAAGTGGCGATGACTTATTAAAAGGAGAAGATGGCGATGATATTTTGTATGGTGGTTTAGGTAAAGATGATCTTTATGGTGGTAGTGGAAATGATGTTTTTGTATTAACTCCAGGAAGTGGTTACGACAGAATTAGAGATTTTGAAGAAGGAGATAAAGTAAATTTAAATGGTATTGATAATAATCAACTCGGAGTTTTTGACAGTGGCAAAAATCTTAAGGTCTATACAGATGAAAATAAAAGTGATTTGTTGGCAATAGTTTATGGCTACAATTTATCGGATTTAAATGGTGTAGGTATAACAGATATTCTTGTTTAAATTAAAGATGGATCAATATCTGATTTTATTTTTTGATTTGGATAGAGACTTTTAGATAAGGTTACTGAGTCAAAATGGCATTTATAAAGGGGCGAGCTAACCTCCAAAGTTATCCAAAGCTATACAAATCCTCGCCCATTCCGCGCCCGCAGAGATTTTAAGACAAATGAGAAATAAAAAAGCGAGTTGGGAGACTCGCTAGTATGACTTGGTTTTTAAGAGTCGGGGCGACAGGATTCGAACCTGCGACCTAGTGCTCCCAAAGCACTTGTATGTAACTTTGAGAAAAATATAAGAATATTGATTATAACTAAGGTTTTCTATTGTGTTGGAATGTTTCTGAGTCTCAAATTCATGCCTTGCGATCGCATGAATTCGCATGAGATCGTCACTTAGCTACCCCTCTAGCTACCCCTTTTACACCCGAGTGCCTTCTTGTAGTTATCACCCCAAAAAATAATTGATAGTCGCTATTGAATTCCAAGAAGAAAGAATTAATGCTTTGGAAGGTAAAAGAATTATTGAAATAGAGGCTGAGTGAAGTTTTCTTTTTAAATAATAATCATGAATATGATTTTCATTATCAAAATATTATTTAAAAGGTTTGTTATTGTTTTGCTAAATAATATTCATGAACATGATTATCATTTTTAAAGTTTGTTAAATAATATATTTCTTTATTAAATAAAAATGATAATCGTTTTTTATTTTTATTTTATAAAATTTATAAATTATTACTAGCATTGACTTTTAGTGATATATTGTTTATATTTAGAAATAAATTTTTAAATTATGGTTATTACTTTTACAAAACATTTATTAACAGATACTTTGATTTTAAACGAGAAAGAAGTTTGTCCAGGTTGTGGTTGTGTTTGTCCTTGCGAATGTACAGATTGTGAAGAATGTTCACCATGCAAAGATCATTAATTTAAATAGAAAAATGAATTCTAAAAATTTTTTTCATAAGAACTTAAAAGTCTCTTTAATAATCTTCCCTGTATATTTGTTTTTTATTAGTATCTATAATCCAGTATTTGCTCATCATCCATTTGGTATGGGTGAGAGTTCCACATTAACTTCCTGGCAGGGATTTATCAGTGGTATTGGTCATCCCTTATTAGGTCCAGACCATCTCCTTTTTATTTTGGCAATAAGTCTTATTGGATTGAGATTCCCAAAAAAATGGATATTACCTTTATTAGGTTTTGGTTTAATTGGAAGTGCTATTGCGCAAATTTTGTCATTGCCAGAATTTATGATTCCCTACGCAGAAGCATTAGTATCTTTAAGCTTAGTTTTAGAAAGTTTGATAATTTTGGGCTATTTACCTAGCTCATTACTTTTACCCATGATCTCTTTGCATGGTTACTTGATAGGAGGTGCAATTGTTGGTGCTGAGCAAAGTCCTCTATTAAGTTACTTTTTAGGAATATTTATAGGGCAAGGATCTTTGCTCTTAATAGTCCTATACTTATCAGAGCATATTGGAAAAATTTTAAAGAATAAAAATTTGGTTTCGGGAATTTTAATTGGTATTGGAGCAGCCTTTTCATGGGTTGCACTTATTGACTAATAAGTGTTCTAAAATTTTTGGGGAACAACCTAATTGATGGAATTGTCAATAATAGGCACTAGATAAGTAAGTGACGATCGCAACAACTGTATCCTAGCTACCCCTCTAGCTACCTTTTCGCAATATGAGACGAGTTATATTATTTCTAATCTATTGGTATGACTGATCGGGGCGACAGGATTCGAACCTGCGACCTAGTGCTCCCAAAGCACTCGATCTATCATACGTAAAAACTCAATATTTCCTTACTATAACTAGGGTATAGGTAAGTGGTGCGAGTGGGTTTGAGTCTCAATATTGTAAAAGTATATAGTTCTACATACAAGGTATATAGCCTCAGCTACCCCTACAGCTACCCCGTGATCGACCTAGTGCCTTCCATGAAATATGTCTCCAAGATTCAAGGCGATAGATCATTGGAGACAATCTAAAAATAAGTAAAAAGGTTTAAGGGGAAATTAAAAAGGAAATAAGATTAAATAAAAAATAAGTATTGAATGTAAAGTAAATATGAAATAATTACATCAAATAAATTTGATAATATAAAATTAATTTGTTGGGTTTTAAATGGCTATTAAAGATCATAAAAGTTTGCAAGACTCAAAAATTCTTCTTGTAGAGGATGATAAGAGTATTAGGCTGACAGTCAGTGAGACATTGAATAGTGAAGGTTTTAGAGTATTAAGTTTCAAAGATGGTTTAATTGCATTAGATTTTATTACTAATGATTATAAAAATGATGTTGACCTAATAATTCTCGATTTAATGTTGCCAGGGTTAAATGGATTAGAGTTATGCAGAAAAATAAGAAATGAAGAAAATTATACACCCATACTAATTTTGAGTGCTAAAGATAATGAATCAGACAGGGTTCTTGGTTTAGAGGTTGGTGCAGATGATTATTTAACAAAACCTTTTGGTTTAAATGAATTAATTGCTAGATCAAGAGCCTTAATAAGAAGATCTAAACGTAATAAAAAAAATATAGAAAACTCAAAAACCGTCATAGAGTTTAATCATATAAAAATGTTTCTGGAAGAATGTAGGGTAACTTCTTTCGATAGAGAAATAACATTATCTCCAAAAGAATTTAAATTATTAGAATTATTTATGAAAAATCCAAAAAGGGTATGGTCAAGAGATTTAATACTTGAAAAAATATGGGAAATTGACTTTATCGGTGATACTAAAACTGTAGATGTTCATGTTAGGTGGCTCAGAGAGAAATTAGAAGAAGATCCCTCAGCCCCAAAGTTTCTTAAAACTGTTAGAGGTTTTGGATATAAGTTCGGATGAGAATGAAAACGCTACAAGAGTTATTAACTTTCTTTTATGAGAAAGGGAAAGCCAAGGTTAAAGGATTTTCAAAAAATAATAAAAATATTGAATTAACTAAAAATAAGAACCAACAAATTTTTGATTTTCCATTTGATAAAGTTAAACCACACCAACTTTTATCTTGGTTAGATTATTCATCTCAAGGATGGATAATTTTGTCTTCTGATCTAACAATAAAATTTATCAATCAGAAAGGTTTATCTCTAATTAAGTTTATTAAATATAAAGATGTTATTGGAAAAGCAATTAATGATATTAATGATCTCGAAGTACTAAGAAATAAGATTTTATATTCAAGAAAAAAAGATTTCCCAATCAGCCTAGATTGCACTATTTCGGGGGAACCCATTTCTGTAAATATTGTTAGAGCAAGGAAAAAAAATTATTTAATATTGTTGGAGAGTAAATTATCAATTGAATCCATAAAAAAAAGACAGAATCAATTAATCAATGATGTGTCTCATGAACTGAAAACACCTCTTACATCTCTTATTTTGATAGGCGAAAGATTGGAAGCAGTAGTATCAAAGAAAGATAGATATCTTGTTAAAAGACTTAAGAAAGAATCTAAAAGATTAAGAAAAATGGTGGAGGAGACTTTAGAGCTTTCTAAGCTAGAAAGTACTGAGACTTTTAATAAAAACAAAAAAATATCTATTTCAGATTTGATTATGGAATCTTGGCAAACCTTAAAACCGCTTGCAGAAAAAAAAGATATAAAAATAAATTTATTTATACCAACAAAATATTATATATCTGGTGATATCGAAAATTTAAAAAGAGCTTTCATAAACATTTTAGATAATTCTATTCGTTACTCCCCAGTTAATGAAGAAATTCAAATTGAAATTTTTAAGAGAGATAGCTCTGTTGTTATCAGAGTTAGAGATAAAGGCATTGGACTAGAGGGAAATGAATCTAATGATATTTTTTCTCGTTTTTATCGTGGGGATCCATCAAGGACTAAATTTAATAAAAGTGGTAGCGGTTTAGGTCTTTCAATAACAAAAAAAATAATCAATAACAATAAAGGTTTTATTAAAGCTTTTAATCATAAGGATGGTGGAGCAATTTTTGAAACTATCTTTCCTTGTCTTAATACAGATTTATAGGATGGTAAGAATAAAAAACAAATAGAGAATTTTAAAGAGAGTTTACACATCTCTTAAATTAAAAAAAAATTGTTTACGTATTTTGAGATTTTTTTGTATAAAAGTTAAAAATTAATCTATTTTTATTCTCAAATATTTTTAAATCCAGACGAAAAAAGCTCTAATCAAGATTTAGTTTAAGAGAGGGTTAAGAACTAATTAATTAAAAGATAAACTTTTAATTAAAGAGTATTTGTGTTCAAATTAAGTGCTATAAATATCATGTCTATCATTTGATTATTCAAAATGAAATTAGCTAAAAAAGTCTTTTTACTAGCTTCAACAATGACTCTGGTTGCTTCTTGCGGAACCTCAACTTCTTCAGTGAGGTTAAGTGGTGCTGGAGCATCTTTCCCTGCCAAGATTTATACTAGATGGTTCAAAGATTTATCAAATGATGGAGGTCCAAAAGTAAATTATCAAGCTGTTGGTTCTGGTTCTGGAAGAAAAGCATTTATTGATGAGACTGTAAACTTTGGTGCTTCTGACGATCCTATGAAAGATAAAGATATTGCAAAAGTTACTAGAGGTTTAGTTCAGATCCCTATGGTTGGTGGAACTATTGCTTTTGGATATAACTACGATTGCGATTTGAAACTTAGCCAAGAACAAGCAGTCCAAGTAGCTATGGGTATGATACAAGATTGGCAAGAACTTGGATGTGCACCTGGAAAATTGACTTGGACTCATCGTTCTGATGGTTCAGGTACAACTAAAGCTTTCACAAACTCTATGGAAGCGTTTTCAAAAACCTGGACTTTAGGTACTGGTAAATCAGTTAAGTGGCCAGCAGGTGTTGGTGCTAA
This window harbors:
- a CDS encoding VapE domain-containing protein, translated to MTTSKAFQDALNEEEPIKEVTPEVVIDPDTGIILSGSGNKTIGPKEALALIDGVAIPSREKPRFKNKPNPKEIVYALGDKPVMNVRTRFIEIGGNEYSLDQINRFYLQQSNPKQRWAKDITTDAVITVAELNEYDPIAAYLHNSSKYDSLPDKDWFNLDQFLFNIDDPIARAFMPRYLVAAVKRACQPACQNRQIPVLIGPQNIGKTELGKSLFGKYYGGGISGKFDIDDVTVLERLWCCELPELDGITRKSQIEAFKDFISRTEDFSRRKYGRGTVRIPRRSVFWGTSNTPPLNDSSGSTRFVCINLPNKELPFEKVNDAFDAIWARAYLEFRKGYQCYSTKDEMISIIERNSDFEYVDSWFEKIEKFLKDTTLEVVTTERIHELLDLDSRHLSNPSYSPRIRKIMAKCGWHYGRPTIGGEQIRGYRKQK
- a CDS encoding SBBP repeat-containing protein; amino-acid sequence: MTNVNDGSAEFSISGTAEVGNTLSISVDTADPDGTGNLSYSWQTSSDNFNSLGVGTNSKLNLENVNIFGSGLDDYVYDITTGENGNVYVSGTTRGSFDGHINKGDLLTRGFISKIDKDGERIWTKFIETEEIEINSNTHVSSLAIARGLDGSIYVGGSARGKLDGYSPIGSYGYLQKYDKDGNKVWTQIFNSTSTGVNNINIGRDGSVYVDGYTYGDLVDRKTNEWSRAVFIAKYDNEGNQNWIKLLNSPDKSDVVSDSVISKDGNLYVTGSTEGNLNGEINKGSRDIFISKIDQTGDLVWTRLSGTVTADEASSITLDDEENIYIGGYTNGNLDDKSKIGPLGQPDAFLIKYDEDGRKLWTNIFGADSIYSDDSLHSLVFSKDGNIYGAGTTQFETFGNSNIFIKSFDKDGVQNWSELYGHNYTFAGNQVKSLVFNNNKSYLIGNTRLNPNGSDGTFVGKENIGGYDSFLIQFTNPSFVQEVSTSNTYTVLSKDEGQFIKAVISYEDAQGFDETVTTSSSSIPYVDDGDASFSIVGTAVVGNTLSISKDSKDPDGTGTLSYSWQISSDDSTWSVVGTDSTYEVSGSDEGKSIKAVISYQDAQGFDEAVITSTSAIPILNNGIAEFSISGNAEVGNTLSISVDTADPDGTGNLSYSWQTSLDNSIWSVVGADSTYTVGAIEEGKSLRAVISYEDDQGFDELVITSSSIVSAIKNDGEAVFSLDGTKEVSYILNISEDEADPDGTGSLSYQWQSSLDGNSWTNESEESYYHIKYDDSDKYIRALVSYEDDQGFSGSVTTDSIHIEKHSIQSSIESLEEELEDVTYYSDLDITGYRHRFGSSSGDTMRSSDGFEIIWGLKGNDYLEADGSGYTDEQILLGGSGNDTYEIDNGAYGATVIYEAPNHGSKDKIYLGSNYYYYGIFGTIDKKHLFATDGGHGLIIMDALENKGIEKINIGGNEYSSSSFLRKMKSFPGYLGNVSWSQMKSQLKTLYGNDIGNQYYKTVKKAISDIASAVKKVESSKKDREEEIEDDIASLESQANDLDVTVKSSSSMTLKDEFKNLTLTGEENNDATGNSLDNIITGNSGDNILDGGSGDDSLKGGDGDDTYYVDSKDDRVTEKSGEGKDTVKSSVEWSLVETKYIENLTLTGTSHINAHGNELDNTIRGNSGDNKLYGKDGDDKFYGGEGNDKIYGWKGEDIIYGEDGDDYLKGHYSKDKLYGGAGDDTLLGGTSSDMLDGGEGDDELYGESSADKLYGGSGNDILYGGTSSDELYGGDDEDKLYGGSSSDILYGEDGDDYLKGHSSADKLYGGNGNDYLRGGSSSDELYGGAGDDRLKGESGSDKMYGGDGDDTYYVSSKSDSVTEEENEGTDLIYSSVTFTASSNVENLTLTGKGNISGSGNDLANTLTGNDKANKLYGKSGDDTLYGGKGNDRLYGSEGADILYGDSGNDYLKAHSGNDILWGGTGKDWLRGGEDNDKLYGESSSDKLYGEDGDDELYGGSSADSLYGGVGDDYLDGGSSADKLYGGVGNDQLYGGSSADKLYGQDGDDYLEGGTSKDMLSGGNGNDELHGGTSDDKLYGGAGADQLYGDTGDDYLKGHSGADDLYGGEDDDYLRGGDDGDTLYGESGDDLLKGEDGDDILYGGLGKDDLYGGSGNDVFVLTPGSGYDRIRDFEEGDKVNLNGIDNNQLGVFDSGKNLKVYTDENKSDLLAIVYGYNLSDLNGVGITDILV
- a CDS encoding HupE/UreJ family protein; translated protein: MFVLANVQIVKNVHHAKIINLNRKMNSKNFFHKNLKVSLIIFPVYLFFISIYNPVFAHHPFGMGESSTLTSWQGFISGIGHPLLGPDHLLFILAISLIGLRFPKKWILPLLGFGLIGSAIAQILSLPEFMIPYAEALVSLSLVLESLIILGYLPSSLLLPMISLHGYLIGGAIVGAEQSPLLSYFLGIFIGQGSLLLIVLYLSEHIGKILKNKNLVSGILIGIGAAFSWVALID
- a CDS encoding response regulator transcription factor; the encoded protein is MAIKDHKSLQDSKILLVEDDKSIRLTVSETLNSEGFRVLSFKDGLIALDFITNDYKNDVDLIILDLMLPGLNGLELCRKIRNEENYTPILILSAKDNESDRVLGLEVGADDYLTKPFGLNELIARSRALIRRSKRNKKNIENSKTVIEFNHIKMFLEECRVTSFDREITLSPKEFKLLELFMKNPKRVWSRDLILEKIWEIDFIGDTKTVDVHVRWLREKLEEDPSAPKFLKTVRGFGYKFG
- a CDS encoding PAS domain-containing sensor histidine kinase produces the protein MKTLQELLTFFYEKGKAKVKGFSKNNKNIELTKNKNQQIFDFPFDKVKPHQLLSWLDYSSQGWIILSSDLTIKFINQKGLSLIKFIKYKDVIGKAINDINDLEVLRNKILYSRKKDFPISLDCTISGEPISVNIVRARKKNYLILLESKLSIESIKKRQNQLINDVSHELKTPLTSLILIGERLEAVVSKKDRYLVKRLKKESKRLRKMVEETLELSKLESTETFNKNKKISISDLIMESWQTLKPLAEKKDIKINLFIPTKYYISGDIENLKRAFINILDNSIRYSPVNEEIQIEIFKRDSSVVIRVRDKGIGLEGNESNDIFSRFYRGDPSRTKFNKSGSGLGLSITKKIINNNKGFIKAFNHKDGGAIFETIFPCLNTDL